In the genome of Achromobacter sp. MFA1 R4, the window CGTCCAATGCGCTGGTCAGCGTGGCGGGCGGCTTCGGCTTTGCCGACTACCTGAAGGTCGGAACGCCATTGACCTTGTTTTCGCTGGTGGTCAGCGTGACGCTGATCCCGATCCTGTTCCCGTCCTGAGGGCGGAATCCCTACCGAGAGGCGCGCTTATGGCTGTCAGGACTGGCATTGCAATCGCCGCGGCATCGCTGCTGTTTGGCGTTCCGGCCGTGTTTTCCCACGAACTGCCGGCCGCGCCGGACCCGGCGCAAACGCCTGCCAGCGCGCAACCCGCGCCGGATGCCCGCATCCTGTTCCAGAACGTGCGCATCTTCGATGGCGTGTCCGCCGAGCTGAGTCCGGCGAGCCACGTGCTGGTCAACGGGAACCTGATCGAAAAAGTGTCGCGGGACGCGCTTTCCGCGCCGGGCGCACGCGTCGTCGACGGCGGCGGCCGCACGCTGATGCCGGGGCTGATCGACATGCATTGGCACAGCATGTTCGTGGGCGTGCCGCTGGCGGTGGCGCTGACGCAGGATGCCGCTTACCTGAACATCGTCGCCGGCGTGGAGGCGCGCAAGGCGCTGATGCGCGGCTTTACCACCGTGCGCGACCTGGGCGGGTCGGCCTTCAGCCTGAAGCAGGCGGTGGACCAGGGGGTGATTCCCGGCCCGCGCATCTATCCGTCCGGGGCGATGATCAGCGTGACCAGCGGGCATGGCGATTTCCGGTCCATGGCTGACCTGCCGCGCACCCTGGGCGCGCCGGGGTCGCGCCATGATGTTGCCGGCGACAGCACCATCGCCGACAGTCCCGACGAAGTGCGCCTGCGCACGCGCGAGCAGCTCATGCAGGGCGCCACGCAGATCAAGCTGACGGGCGGCGGGGGCGTGTCGTCGCCGCACAGCCCGCTGGACGTGGTGACCTTCACCGAGGCCGAGCTGAAGGCGGCGGTGGACGCCGCCACGGACTGGGGCACCTACGTGGCCGTGCACGCCTACACGCCGACGGCGATCCAGCGGGCAGTCAAGGCGGGCGTGCTGAGCATCGAGCACGGCAGCCTGATGGACGATGACACGGCGCAGGCGATGGCCAAGGCGGGCGTCTGGCTAAGCACGCAGCCGTTTCCCGATGAATTGGCCAACGCGTTCCCGCGGGGCTCGGATCAGTGGTTGAAGGCGCAGGAGGTCTTTGCCGGCACCGACCGCACCTACCAGCTTGCGATCAAGCACAAGCTGAAGACGGCGTTCGGCACCGACATCCTGTTTTCAAGCCGGCTGGCCGAGCAGCAGGGAATGATTCTGGCGAGCCTGACGCGGTGGTATACGCCCGCGCAGGCGCTGATCATGGCGACGGGCACGAATGCGCAACTGTTGAAGTTGTCGGGCAAGCGCAACCCTTATCGCGGCGACCTGGGCGTGGTGCGGGAAGGGGCGCTGGCCGATCTGATCCTGGTCGACGGCGATCCGTTGCAGGACATCAAGCTGATCGGGGATCCGGACAGGAACTTCCTGGTGATCATGAAGGACGGCGTGATCTACAAGGACAGCGTGCCCGCCCGGTGAGATCGCCGCCGGACGGCCGGAACGGACGGCAGCGTCACGGACGCGCCCGTCCGGTCGCAGGGGTCTGCTTCTTGGCGCGCGGTTTGGCCGCGGGCTTCTGGTCTTGGGGCGGCGTGTCGAACTCTTGTTTATTGCGCTCGCCGCGAGGGGTGTTTTCGGGGTGGGGTTTGGGAAATGCCCAGGGCTTCGTTTTCTGATCCATTGCATGTACTCCTTGCACAGGCGGAACAGTAGCATTAGCCGTGGCCCTGGGTAAGTGAGGGTTGACGTCAATATTCATTACATCGTGATATGCGGGCGGAAATTTCCGGCGCGCGTCATCCTTGCGTGCCATGCAA includes:
- a CDS encoding amidohydrolase family protein; protein product: MAVRTGIAIAAASLLFGVPAVFSHELPAAPDPAQTPASAQPAPDARILFQNVRIFDGVSAELSPASHVLVNGNLIEKVSRDALSAPGARVVDGGGRTLMPGLIDMHWHSMFVGVPLAVALTQDAAYLNIVAGVEARKALMRGFTTVRDLGGSAFSLKQAVDQGVIPGPRIYPSGAMISVTSGHGDFRSMADLPRTLGAPGSRHDVAGDSTIADSPDEVRLRTREQLMQGATQIKLTGGGGVSSPHSPLDVVTFTEAELKAAVDAATDWGTYVAVHAYTPTAIQRAVKAGVLSIEHGSLMDDDTAQAMAKAGVWLSTQPFPDELANAFPRGSDQWLKAQEVFAGTDRTYQLAIKHKLKTAFGTDILFSSRLAEQQGMILASLTRWYTPAQALIMATGTNAQLLKLSGKRNPYRGDLGVVREGALADLILVDGDPLQDIKLIGDPDRNFLVIMKDGVIYKDSVPAR